In a genomic window of Diadema setosum chromosome 3, eeDiaSeto1, whole genome shotgun sequence:
- the LOC140246557 gene encoding PAX-interacting protein 1-like: MQSIPSKVTGKSSLEVIQPTAYLQAASVTELARHPTTCPTPRHAQYICPPRSKPPKEGITELLEKGGAREESYLTDRVTHVIAQDEDHPEVSEARDLFEVPVISPQWVSMSIHCKVLLPGKAFAPESSRLFSKVVACFSQLQASDRNALWAMVTFFGGTCRANLSKECTHLVTAKCEGAKYECAAQHDNEIKIVSPEWILESIQAKRMEEERPYHPRYIIDKMVVDSAPNMDFEMKEVAVEEEGELFSATEQAAKDKKEKGARPKLKLPWADDLMPLPDISALPEPARDAPPSSNTATSSTFSQSAGSFSETFGGTTSSAGLSTPTPSHKANEKKHKKEKKKKKKHKKEKKKKDKKKHKHGTGTTPGQPAPPSMPPAAEASTKNRLLRNITNKAEFLPSMTGTPTDKRSISQVLNSVGGRPGGHKGRLDIYGGLQPLPEIHYCGHDASAGVLCDTQRTDIFRLAMKDGKRCVTASWLNDCLKKKAMLPPWRALHFPAPSYPLQPPLCKEQIIAVTGFEGGERNDVKTMIEMTGAKYTGFFSRGNTLLICKRLEGAQYEKAQEWHSFQYLDRLGEFI; this comes from the exons ATAACTGAGCTGCTTGAAAAGGGCGGAGCCAGGGAGGAGTCCTACCTGACAGACCGGGTCACTCACGTCATCGCCCAGGATGAAGACCACCCGGAGGTCAGCGAGGCCAGAGACCTCTTTGAAGTTCCGGTTATCTCG CCACAATGGGTGTCTATGTCCATCCACTGTAAAGTCCTCCTTCCCGGGAAGGCCTTCGCTCCAGAATCAAGTCGTCTCTTCAGCAAGGTGGTGGCCTGCTTTTCACAG CTCCAAGCTTCTGACCGCAATGCATTGTGGGCCATGGTGACTTTCTTTGGGGGAACATGCCGGGCGAACCTGAGCAAGGAGTGCACCCATCTAGTAACGGCCAAGTGTGAAGGG GCAAAATATGAGTGTGCTGCACAGCATGACAACGAAATCAAGATCGTCAGCCCGGAGTGGATCCTGGAATCCATTCAAGCAAAGCGGATGGAGGAGGAGCGGCCATACCATCCGCGTTATATCATCGACAAGATGGTCGTTGATAGCGCCCCCAACATGGACTTTGAGATGAAAGAAGTGGCAGTGGAAGAGGAGGGGGAGTTGTTTTCGGCGACAGAGCAAGCCGCGAAGGACAAGAAGGAGAAAGGAGCGCGACCAAAACTCAAGCTTCCATGGGCGGATGATCTGATGCCCCTGCCGGACATATCTGCACTCCCGGAGCCGGCCCGCGATGCCCCGCCATCAAGCAACACGGCCACCTCCTCAACGTTCAGCCAATCGGCGGGCAGCTTTAGCGAGACGTTCGGCGGCACGACATCTAGTGCCGGCCTCAGCACCCCTACGCCGTCGCACAAGGCCAATGAGAAGAAGcacaagaaagagaagaagaagaagaagaagcacaagaaggagaagaagaagaaggataaGAAGAAACACAAGCACGGAACGGGAACGACGCCCGGCCAGCCTGCACCCCCCAGCATGCCCCCGGCTGCCGAAGCCAGCACAAAGAATCGTCTGCTACGCAACATCACCAACAAGGCGGAGTTTCTCCCTTCCATGACTGGAACACCCACAGACAAGCGAAGCATATCCCAG GTGCTAAACTCGGTCGGCGGTAGACCAGGGGGTCACAAGGGCAGATTGGACATCTACGGTGGGCTCCAGCCTCTTCCAGAGATTCACTACTGTGGCCATGATGCTTCCGCTGGTG tattgtGCGACACGCAGAGGACGGACATTTTCCGGCTG GCGATGAAAGACGGTAAGCGCTGCGTGACAGCGAGCTGGCTCAACGACTGCCTCAAGAAGAAGGCCATGCTTCCACCATGGAGGGCACTGCACTTCCCCGCCCCGTCGTACCCACTCCAGCCGCCACTGTGTAAAGAGCAG ATTATCGCAGTGACTGGCTTTGAGGGCGGGGAGCGTAACGACGTGAAGACGATGATCGAAATGACGGGAGCCAAGTACACCGGATTCTTCAGCCGGGGTAACACTCTCCTCATCTGcaaaag ACTCGAAGGAGCTCAGTATGAGAAGGCCCAAGAGTggcattctttccaatatttagatagattaggagagttcatttga